The Equus przewalskii isolate Varuska chromosome 5, EquPr2, whole genome shotgun sequence genome window below encodes:
- the LOC103556564 gene encoding olfactory receptor 9K2-like, protein MGDRETSNHSEVTDFILVGFRVRLELHILLFLLFLLVYAMILLGNVGMMAIIMTDPHLNTPMYFFLGNLSFIDLFYSSVIAPKAMINFWSESKSISFAGCVTQLFLFALFIVTEAFLLAAMAYDRFIVICNPLLYSVQMSTRLCSQLVAGSYFCGCISSVLLTSVTFTLSFCASRAIDHFYCDYRPLQRISCSDLYILKIVSFFLCSIIILPTIIVIIVSYMYIVSTVLKIRSTEGRKKAFSTCSSHLGVVSVLYGAVIFMYVIPDRFPELSKVASLCYTLVTPMLNPLIYSLRNKDVKEALRKILEKKIFLFNSILTLI, encoded by the coding sequence ATGGGTGACAGAGAAACAAGCAATCACTCAGAAGTGACTGACTTCATTCTCGTGGGCTTCAGGGTCCGCCTAGAGCTccacatcctcctcttcctgctatTTCTGCTCGTCTATGCCATGATCCTCCTAGGGAATGTTGGGATGATGGCCATTATCATGACTGATCCCCACCTGAACACACCAATGTATTTCTTCCTAGGCAACCTCTCCTTCATTGATCTCTTCTACTCATCTGTTATTGCACCCAAGGCTATGATCAACTTCTGGTCTGAGAGCAAGTCCATCTCCTTTGCAGGCTGTGTGACCCAGctcttcctctttgctctcttcATTGTAACTGAAGCATTTCTTCTGGCAGCCATGGCTTATGACCGCTTCATCGTCATCTGCAACCCACTCCTTTACTCTGTTCAGATGTCAACACGTCTCTGCTCTCAATTGGTGGCTGGTTCCTATTTCTGTGGCTGCATCAGCTCAGTTCTTCTGACCAGCGTGACATTTACTTTATCCTTTTGTGCTTCTCGGGCCATTGATCACTTTTACTGTGATTACCGTCCACTTCAGAGGATTTCTTGTTCTGATCTCTACATTCTTAagatagtttcttttttcttatgcaGTATTATTATTTTGCCTACCATAATTGTCATTATTGTGTCTTATATGTATATTGTGTCCACAGTGCTAAAGATACGCTCCACTGAGGGACGTAAGAAAGCCTTCTCCACTTGCAGCTCTCACCTAGGAGTCGTGAGTGTGCTGTATGGAGCCGTCATTTTTATGTATGTCATCCCTGACAGATTTCCTGAGCTGAGTAAGGTGGCCTCCTTATGTTACACCTTAGTCACTCCCATGTTGAATCCTTTGATTTACTCTCTGAGAAACAAAGACGTCAAAGAAGCTCTGAGAAAGAtcctagagaaaaaaatatttttattcaattctaTTTTAACATTGATATAA